One part of the Sciurus carolinensis chromosome 4, mSciCar1.2, whole genome shotgun sequence genome encodes these proteins:
- the LOC124982606 gene encoding LOW QUALITY PROTEIN: olfactory receptor 6C74-like (The sequence of the model RefSeq protein was modified relative to this genomic sequence to represent the inferred CDS: deleted 1 base in 1 codon), producing MRNHTMVTAFVLLGLTDDPQLQVVIFLLLFFTYMLSVTGNLTIIALTLLDSHLKTPMYFFLRNFSFLEISFTTVCIPKFLVTMATGDKTISYNDCAAQLFFTILLGATEFFLLAAMSYDRYVAICKPLHYMTIMRGTVCNLLVFASWVAGFLIIFPPLIMGLQLDFCATNTVDHFFCDVSPILQLSCTDTDLIELMMLFSAILTLLVTLVLVILSYINIIRTILRIPSSQQRKKAFSTCSSHMVVVSISYGSCIFMYVKPSAKERVSLNKGIALLSTSVAPMLNPFIYTLRNKQVKDAFKHMTKNIKVFSMK from the exons ATGAGAAACCACACCATGGTAACAGCCTTTGTTCTTCTTGGACTAACAGACGATCCACAATTACAGGTGgtgatttttcttctcctttttttcacCTATATGTTGAGTGTTACCGGGAACCTAACCATCATTGCCCTCACCCTGCTGGATTCTCATCTCAagacacccatgtacttcttcctccggaatttctcatttttagaaatttcattCACAACTGTCTGTATCCCCAAATTTCTTGTTACTATGGCAACAGGTGATAAGACCATTTCTTATAATGATTGTGCAGCACAGCTATTTTTTACTATTCTCTTGGGGGcaactgaattttttcttctggctgccatgtcctatgaccgctatgtggctaTCTGCAAGCCTTTGCACTACATGACCATCATGAGAGGCACAGTCTGCAACTTGCTGGTCTTTGCTTCGTGGGTGGCTGGTTTCCTGATCATTTTTCCACCACTCATTATGGGTCTCCAGCTTGATTTCTGTGCA ACCAATACTGTagatcatttcttctgtgatgtctCCCCTATACTTCAGCTCTCTTGCACAGACACAGATCTAATAGAATTAATGATGCTTTTCTCAGCCATTCTGACACTCCTGGTTACTCTGGTGTTAGTAATTCTCTCCTACATAAACATCATCAGGACTATTCTGAGAATACCTTCTTCTCAACAGAGGAAGAAAGCCTTTTCTACATGTTCTTCTCATATGGTTGTTGTGTCCATTTCTTATGGCAGCTGCATCTTCATGTACGTGAAACCCTCTGCCAAGGAAAGAGTGTCTTTAAATAAAGGGATAGCTCTGCTCAGTACTTCTGTTGCCCCCATGTTGAATCCCTTCATTTATACACTGAGAAACAAACAAGTGAAAGATGCTTTTAAGCAcatgactaaaaatattaaagttttctCAATGAAGTGA